The DNA window TGGCGGTCAGGTGGCTGTTGCGGATACCGTGGCGGGCGATGCCTTCGTGGATGTCCGGCGGTAGCTGTTGCACAAACTCGCTGTCGAGAAAGGCGTCCGCGTCGAAATCCGGGAACGCCCCCTTCTCCATCGCCAGCTCGATGGAGGTGCGGTACGCCGTATGGCATACCAGACGCAGAATGTCGGCCGCCATTTCCCGCGCCCGCGCGTCGGCGTAGTGCAGGCCGAGCATGACCAGCGCGTCGGCGAGCCCGGTCACCCCCAGCCCGACACGCCGTGCGTCGCGCACCTTCACCGCCTGGTGCCGGTCACCCCCAGCCCGACACGCCGTGCGTCGCGCACCTTCACCGCCTGGTGGGTGAGCGGGAAGGAAGTCACGTCGATGACGTTGTCGAGCAGACGCACCGCGACCTGCGCAGTCTCCTGGATGCCCGCCAGGTCGAGTTCCGCCTGCGCGGTGAAGGGCGCGCGTACGAAGCGTGTGAGGTTGATCGAGCCCAGATCGCAGGCGCCGTAGGGCGGCAGGGGAATCTCGCCGCAGGGATTGGTAGCGCTGATCCGCTCGCAGTAATAGAGGTTGTTCAGGCGGTTGATGCGATCGATGAACAGCACGCCGGGTTCGGCCACGTCGTAAGTGGCCTGCATGATGCGGTTCCAGAGTTCACGCGCCGACACGATGCGGTGCACGCCGCAGACCACCGGCAGGTCGTGTCCCGGCCAGGCACGCTCCAGGTACTGCTGAGCACCCCGCTTGCGCTCCGGGTCCGGAAACACCAGCGGCCACGGATCGTCCGCCTCCACCGCCCGCATGAAGGCGTCCGTCACCTGCACGGACAGGTTGAAGTGGCGCAGCAGCTTCGGGTCCCGCTTCGCCTCGACGAAGGTTTCGATGTCGGGATGATCGCAGCGCAGCGTCGCCATCATGGCGCCGCGCCGCGAACCGGTGGAGACCAGAGTGGCGCACATGCTGTCCCATACCTGCATGAAGGAGACCGGGCCGGAGGCCACCGTGCCCCGGGTTACCGCCGCGCTGCCCGCCGGGCGCAGGGTGGAGAAGTCGTAACCCACACCGCCGCCGGACTGCAGGGTCATGGCGCCCTCACGCAACGCGGTGAAGATACCGTCCATGGAATCCGGGATGATGCCCATGACGAAACAATTGAACAGCGATACGTGCCGGCCGCTGCCCGCGCCGGCGAGAATGCGTCCACCGGGCAGGAAACGGAAACCTTCGAGAATTTCATAAAACCGCGCCGACCAGTGTTCGGGGTCGGACTCGACCTGCGCCAGCACGCCCGCCACCCGCCGCCAGGAGTCATCGACGCTCTGCTCGCCGGGCTGGCGATACTTGGTCTCCCACACGTGCTGGGCGAGCGGTTCCAGGCGCTGCGTCATGCCACCCCCTGTTGCGCCGGTTGCCAGGCAGCGTGCAGCTCGGCATGCAGCTCCGCCTCCCGTCCCGTATAGCGCGGCGAAAAATGAATCGGCACCACCCGTTTGACGCCCGCCCGCCGCGCCAGCTCACCCGCCTGCCGCGCGGTGAGATGCAGCTTGCGCCGGCCGTGTTCGAGATCGGATTCCAGGAAGGCGGTTTCGATGAACAGCAGGTCGGCGCCGTCGATCAGCTCCAGCACGCGCGGCACGTTGTCCGGCGTCCAGCCCACGTCGACCAGATAGGCGAGCTTGGTGCCGGGCACGACCTGCAATACCTTGCGACGCATCTCGCCGAGGGTGAAACGTCCTTCCGGCGCCTGCACCGGCGTGTCGTCCGGCTTCCCTTCCAGCACCATCTGCTTCAGCTCGTGCAGCCAGGGTCCCACGCTGAGGCCAAGTTCCTGCAGGTGGTTTTTCCAGACGTTGACGTGCAGGGTCTCTTCGAGCGCAAAACCCAGCGAGGGAATGCCGTGGTCGAGTATCGCGGCGCGCACACGGAATTCCGGTTCCTCGCGCAACAGACCGCCGGCGGTCTCGCGGCTGCCGCCGGGTTCGGGCTCGAAACGGTTGCGGCAGCGCATCACCGTGCGCACGAGCTCGTCCGGCGCGCATAGCTCGAAGACCTCGAAGCTGACGTCCTCTTCGTAATTGTGCACCAGGTTCCAGTCGTAGGCCGCGAGCTTGTGCATCAGACGTTCGGCGATGCCCTGCGGCCCGTAAACCCGCACCCATTTGCCGCGCCCGAGCATGAAGCGCACCAGACGATCGAAATCCTCGAAATGGTCCATATGCGCGTGACTGAGGAATACATCACTGACGCGCAGCAGCTTGCGGGTCGGCAGGGCGCGCAGATCCCCGGCGTCGAACAGCAGCGCGCGCCGGGCAAACAGAAAGTCGACGTACAGCACGGGATCGCCGAACGGTTCGTTGACCATCAAAGGCTGAAAGATCGGTCGCATGGCCTGCAGTGTATGCCGCCCTCACGGTTCATGCGTTAACTGAACTATAGCAGTCGGCGGTTTAC is part of the Gammaproteobacteria bacterium genome and encodes:
- a CDS encoding MBL fold metallo-hydrolase, with product MRPIFQPLMVNEPFGDPVLYVDFLFARRALLFDAGDLRALPTRKLLRVSDVFLSHAHMDHFEDFDRLVRFMLGRGKWVRVYGPQGIAERLMHKLAAYDWNLVHNYEEDVSFEVFELCAPDELVRTVMRCRNRFEPEPGGSRETAGGLLREEPEFRVRAAILDHGIPSLGFALEETLHVNVWKNHLQELGLSVGPWLHELKQMVLEGKPDDTPVQAPEGRFTLGEMRRKVLQVVPGTKLAYLVDVGWTPDNVPRVLELIDGADLLFIETAFLESDLEHGRRKLHLTARQAGELARRAGVKRVVPIHFSPRYTGREAELHAELHAAWQPAQQGVA